A genomic region of Sylvia atricapilla isolate bSylAtr1 chromosome 19, bSylAtr1.pri, whole genome shotgun sequence contains the following coding sequences:
- the PSMD5 gene encoding 26S proteasome non-ATPase regulatory subunit 5 — MAEAAVELLEQAVRRDMSLEELRALRVALQAVPLATLRSLLGGPHLEALFGLLAVNDREQVSTCVSILERVLQAVDPLYVIHNFRDKLQKGLLHRDDSVKIFTISQIGRIIEDSAAVREILCSPELLQQVIICIGEEKIAVAKEAIKSLSRLAQNQEGLEAVFGSTLLDELRIVMGTSDVVRYRVYELIVEISSVSAEALNCCAGSGLISELLEELTGEDVLVRATCIEMVTSLAHTPQGRQYLAQQGVIDKISNIILQAETDPFSSFYLPGFVKFFGTLAVVDSPQQICERYPVFMEKVFEMAESQDPTMIGVAVDTLGILGSNVEGKQVLQKTRGRFQNLLSKIGHQAKNAPTELRLRCLDAISSLLYLPPEQQTEDLLRMTESWFTSLSSQPLELFRSISTQPFPDLHCGALRVFTAIANQPWAQMLMLSSPGFVEYVVDRSVEPDKASKDAKYELVKALVNSKTIAEVFGNQYYLRLRAYLQEGPYYVKAVSTTAVEGAE, encoded by the exons ATGGCGGAGGCGGcggtggagctgctggagcaggcgGTGCGGCGGGACATGTCGCTGGAGGAGTTGCGGGCCCTGCGGGTCGCCCTGCAGGCCGTGCCGCTCGCCACCCTCCGCTCCCTCCTCGGCGGGCCCCACCTTGAGGCGCTCTTCGGCCTCCTCGCCGTCAATGACCG GGAACAAGTGTCCACGTGTGTTTCCATCCTGGAGAGGGTCCTGCAGGCCGTGGACCCTCTTTACGTGATCCATAACttcagggacaagctgcagaAGGGCCTTCTCCACCGCGATGACTCCGTGAAGATTTTCACCATCTCCCAG ATTGGGAGGATCATTGAAGACTCAGCTGCTGTCAGAGAAATCCTGTGCAGCCCCGAGCTCTTGCAGCAAGTCATAATCTGCATTGGTGAGGAGAAAATAGCAGTGGCCAAAGAG GCCATCAAATCTCTGTCGAGGCTGGCCCAGAACCAGGAAGGTTTGGAGGCTGTGTTTGGGAGCACTTTGTTGGATGAGCTGAGGATTGTCATGGGCACCAGTGACGTTGTTAGATACAGGGTCTATGAG tTAATTGTGGAGATTTCCTCAGTGTCAGCAGAGGCTCTGAATTGCTGTGCAGGCAGTGGGTTAATCTCTGAGTTACTGGAGGAGCTGACTGGAGAGGATGTGCTGGTCAG AGCCACGTGCATAGAGATGGTGACTTCCCTGGCCCACACCCCTCAGGGGAGGCAGTACCTGGCTCAGCAGGGAGTCATTGACAAAATCTCCAACATCATCCTCCAGGCAGAGACAGATCCTTTCTCCAGCTTCTATTTGCCAG GATTTGTTAAATTCTTTGGCACTCTGGCTGTTGTGGACAGCCCCCAGCAGATCTGTGAGCGTTACCCTGTCTTTATGGAAAAAGTCTTTGAAATGGCAGAAAGCCAGGATCCAACCATGATTGGAGTGGCTGTGGACACACTGGGGATCCTGGGATCAAACGTGGAAGGCAAACAGGTTTTACAGAAAACCA gagGCAGATTTCAAAATCTCTTAAGCAAAATAGGGCACCAGGCCAAGAATGCCCCCACCGAGTTACGCCTTCGGTGCTTGGATGCCATTTCATCTCTGCTTTATTTGCCT CCAGAGCAGCAGACAGAAGACCTTTTAAGGATGACTGAATCCTGGTTCACATCCTTGTCCagccagcccctggagctgttcAGGAGCATCAGTACTCAGCCATTCCCTGACCTCCACTGCGGGGCTTTACGGGTGTTCACT GCCATTGCAAACCAACCCTGGGCCCAGATGCTGATGCTGAGCAGCCCAGGGTTCGTGGAGTACGTCGTGGACAGATCCGTGGAGCCTGACAAAGCTTCAAAGGATGCTAAATACGAACTGGTGAAGGCCCTGGTGAACTCCAAAACCATTGCAGAGGTCTTTGGCAATCAGTATTACCTGAGGCTCAGGGCTTACCTGCAGGAGGGCCCCTATTATGTTAAGGCAGTTTCTACTACAGCTGTGGAAGGAGCAGAGTAA
- the B3GALT9 gene encoding LOW QUALITY PROTEIN: beta-1,3-galactosyltransferase 9 (The sequence of the model RefSeq protein was modified relative to this genomic sequence to represent the inferred CDS: inserted 1 base in 1 codon; deleted 1 base in 1 codon; substituted 1 base at 1 genomic stop codon), with translation MKGKARRLFALCFMWLQHDQPLGSSFLAQTGEVGATGCRYWAVTGSCRPRXSHCXGETAQRAPAAGTAPSTMQLTLCRLRTHQWCFILFNVLLFHLLLFGADLLEQYFLHSLPLSYTDAKALEIRERARKLHLDPLKANLSYSTATCSDQELFLLIVVRSSPENRTRRNVIRQTWGNATGSGGYSVLTVFAVGKAASASTQLQMDEEAQKHRDIIEGSFIDSPQTQTQKMLMSVEWTVTFCPRARYILHAAQDVFVGVPSLAGYLLSLTQQEDIYLGKVIHHSTPDRDPQSPAFVSVHQYPEEFYPDFCHGSAFLMSQDVARKVFVAARGVSLAVPPAAFVGICARRAAVTARHSSRFAGDKHISYNPCCYKFIFTSSHMREEELLEDWKETSHGEDCSLLETYYSLVSCKVLTYIDKFKEFSLERIKNELLHFVN, from the exons atGAAGGGAAAGGCCAGGAGgttgtttgctttgtgttttatgTGGCTGCAACACGATCAGCCCCTGGGATCATCTTTCCTC GCCCAGACAGGTGAGGTGGGAGCCACAGGCTGCAGGTACTGGGCAGTAACTGGATCCTGCAGACCCAGATAGAGCCACT CAGGAGAAACTGCCCAGAGagcccctgctgcagggacagctcccagcaccatGCAG CTGACGCTCTGCAGGCTCCGCACACACCAGTGGTGCTTCATCCTCTTCAACGTCCTGCTTTTCCACCTGCTGCTCTTCGGGGCGGATTTACTGGAGCAGTACTTCCTGCATTCCCTGCCTCTCTCCTACACCGATGCAAAGGCTCTGGAGATCAGGGAGAGGGCCAGGAAGCTGCACCTGGATCCTCTGAAGGCCAACCTCTCTTACAGCACAGCGACTTGCTCCGACcaggagctgttcctgctgaTTGTTGTGCGCAGCAGCCCAGAGAACAGGACGAGGCGTAACGTGATCAGGCAGACGTGGGGCAACGCCACAGGCTCCGGGGGTTACAGCGTGCTGACTGTGTTTGCTGTAGGAAAGGCAGCCTCAGCCAGCACCCAGCTGCAGATGGATGAAGAGGCACAAAAGCACCGAGACATTATCGAAGGCAGCTTCATCGACTCCCCGCAGACGCAGACACAGAAGATGCTGATGAGCGTGGAGTGGACGGTGACTTTCTGTCCCCGCGCCAGGTACATCCTTCACGCAGCCCAGGATGTGTTTgtgggtgtccccagcctggctggctACCTGCTGAGCTTAACCCAGCAGGAGGACATCTACCTGGGCAAGGTGATTCACCACAGCACGCCCGACAGGGACCCTCAGAGCCCCGCCTTTGTGTCCGTGCACCAATACCCCGAGGAGTTCTACCCGGATTTCTGCCACGGCAGCGCTTTCCTCATGTCCCAGGACGTGGCCAGGAAGGTTTTTGTGGCTGCCAGGGGGGTGTCCCTGGCCGTGCCCCCCGCTGCCTTCGTGGGGATCTGTGCTAGGAgggctgctgtcactgccaggcacagctcccGCTTCGCTGGGGACAAGCACATCAGCTACAACCCCTGCTGCTATAAATTCATTTTCACCTCTTCCCACatgagggaggaggagctgcttgAAGACTGGAAGGAAACGAGCCACGGGGAAGATTGCTCCTTACTGGAAACCTACTACAGCCTGGTGTCCTGCAAGGTTCTGACCTACATTGATAAGTTCAAAGAGTTCAGCTTGGAGAGGATAAAAAATGAGCTCCTTCATTTCGTCAATTAA